From Brevibacillus marinus, a single genomic window includes:
- a CDS encoding ATP-binding protein yields the protein MPIHREPSPITWAWYSGSVSNDLILATAILDRLLHHSYIVNIRGTVTDFERR from the coding sequence GTGCCAATCCACCGTGAACCGTCTCCAATCACTTGGGCTTGGTATTCGGGATCTGTTTCAAATGATCTGATACTTGCCACGGCTATCCTAGATCGGCTCTTACACCATTCCTACATCGTAAATATTAGGGGAACAGTTACCGACTTCGAGAGAAGATGA
- a CDS encoding GntR family transcriptional regulator — protein MVNEKGIQSETLQKQAYEYLREKIVNGWFPPGQRLLEEKIAKETGMSRIPVREAIRRLIGDGLVSVNRRGGVSVRRLTFDDFSYLYECRVSLEPTAARLAAVRMSELQRAEMNKLVYDMNQAVEKRDIEKLRELSARFHNLILEGSKNPHLIKLMKQLYDLIAIYRNAVLNIPHRLESGAEEHQAIWEAIRKQDGEAAEKLMREHIQTDFRYYVAEHQKDGEA, from the coding sequence GTGGTGAACGAGAAAGGGATTCAGTCGGAGACGCTGCAAAAGCAGGCATACGAATATTTGCGGGAAAAGATCGTCAACGGTTGGTTTCCGCCCGGACAGCGCCTGCTGGAGGAGAAGATCGCCAAAGAAACGGGGATGAGTCGGATTCCGGTCCGTGAGGCGATCCGCCGTTTGATCGGGGATGGGCTGGTCTCGGTCAATCGGCGCGGGGGCGTAAGTGTGCGTCGGTTGACATTTGATGACTTTTCCTATCTGTACGAGTGTCGCGTGAGTCTGGAACCGACTGCCGCCCGCCTGGCCGCCGTACGGATGAGCGAGTTGCAGCGGGCCGAGATGAATAAACTGGTGTATGACATGAACCAGGCAGTGGAAAAACGGGACATCGAAAAACTGCGCGAACTAAGCGCTCGCTTTCACAACCTGATCCTGGAGGGAAGCAAAAATCCGCACCTCATCAAGTTGATGAAACAGCTGTACGACTTGATCGCCATTTATCGGAATGCGGTGCTGAACATTCCTCACCGGTTGGAGAGCGGGGCTGAAGAACACCAGGCGATCTGGGAAGCGATTCGCAAACAGGATGGCGAGGCTGCGGAGAAGCTGATGCGGGAACACATTCAAACCGACTTCCGCTACTACGTCGCCGAGCACCAAAAAGACGGCGAAGCATGA
- a CDS encoding hydroxymethylglutaryl-CoA lyase, with amino-acid sequence MIFPEELTIRDVTLRDGLQNESIFVETDEKVKWIDRLLDAGFVRLEVTSFVHPKWIPALRDADELAQRLPARPGVEYEALVPNRRGWERFVNTNIHNAIFVLSASTRHNQANLNRTTDESLAEVVQLAGEAVRQGRKVMGGIATAFVCPYAGVVPYREVERIAERLVASGVNEIGLADTIGKATPRMVYEYCSRLRERFPDVSISLHLHDTYGYGLANVLAGIQAGARLFDVAQAGLGGCPYAPGAPGNVRASQVIQFLERQGIKTGLAIEKIRKLDEDFSRLLRAKKAAR; translated from the coding sequence ATGATCTTTCCGGAGGAGTTGACCATTCGCGATGTGACGCTGCGCGATGGCCTGCAAAACGAGTCGATTTTTGTGGAGACGGACGAGAAGGTGAAATGGATTGACCGATTGCTGGACGCGGGGTTTGTGCGCCTGGAAGTGACCTCGTTTGTCCATCCGAAGTGGATACCCGCGCTGCGGGACGCGGATGAACTGGCCCAGCGGCTGCCGGCCCGGCCGGGAGTGGAGTATGAGGCGCTCGTCCCCAATCGGCGCGGCTGGGAGCGATTTGTCAACACGAACATCCACAATGCGATCTTTGTCCTCTCCGCCAGTACCCGGCACAATCAGGCGAATCTGAACCGGACGACCGATGAGTCACTGGCAGAGGTCGTGCAGCTTGCCGGTGAGGCGGTTCGCCAGGGGCGGAAGGTGATGGGCGGCATAGCCACCGCTTTTGTCTGCCCGTACGCGGGAGTCGTGCCCTACAGGGAAGTGGAAAGGATCGCGGAACGCTTGGTTGCGAGCGGGGTTAACGAAATCGGTCTGGCCGACACGATTGGCAAAGCCACACCCCGGATGGTGTACGAGTACTGCAGCCGCTTGAGGGAACGGTTTCCCGACGTGTCGATCAGCCTTCATCTGCACGACACGTACGGGTATGGATTGGCCAACGTTTTGGCCGGTATCCAGGCGGGGGCTCGCCTGTTTGACGTGGCTCAGGCAGGGCTGGGCGGCTGTCCGTATGCCCCGGGTGCGCCGGGAAATGTTCGTGCGAGCCAGGTCATCCAATTTTTGGAGCGGCAGGGGATCAAGACGGGACTTGCGATCGAAAAGATCAGGAAGCTGGATGAGGATTTTTCCCGCCTGCTAAGGGCAAAGAAAGCGGCACGATGA
- a CDS encoding CaiB/BaiF CoA transferase family protein, which translates to MVEKKPLAGIRVLELGNFVAAPFAGKLFAEFGAEVIKVEDPKQGDPLRNWRVLHGDTSLWWYVLARNKKSVTIDLRVPEGQDLIRELAKEADVILENFRPGTLEKWGIGYEDLAKINPSIILTRISGYGQTGPYRDKPGFGSVAESIGGLRYLTGDPDRPPVRMGVPLGDSVAALYAVIGTLMALRARDADPERKGQYVDVALYEAVFSLLEGVLPEYDLKGLIRERAGSSLPGIAPSNTYLCADGKYIVIAANGDSIFRRLMRAIGRPDLAEDPRFSSNQGRAEHVAFLDQVIENWTKQRPMKEVQQKLDEAGVPVGPIYSIADIVNDEHYRARDMLVPVTLPDGENVLVPGIVPKLSKTPGGLEWVGPKLGQHNEEILGKRIT; encoded by the coding sequence ATGGTTGAGAAAAAACCACTAGCAGGAATCAGAGTGTTGGAGTTGGGGAATTTCGTGGCGGCTCCGTTCGCCGGAAAACTGTTTGCCGAGTTTGGTGCAGAAGTGATCAAGGTGGAGGATCCCAAACAGGGCGATCCGCTGCGCAACTGGCGGGTGCTGCATGGCGATACCTCTCTCTGGTGGTACGTGCTGGCGCGGAACAAAAAGTCGGTGACGATTGATCTGCGCGTGCCGGAAGGGCAGGATCTGATCCGCGAACTGGCCAAGGAAGCGGACGTGATCCTCGAGAATTTTCGCCCCGGAACGTTGGAAAAATGGGGGATTGGCTACGAAGACTTGGCCAAAATCAACCCCAGTATCATCCTCACGCGCATTTCCGGCTATGGGCAAACAGGGCCCTATCGGGATAAGCCCGGATTCGGAAGCGTCGCCGAATCGATTGGCGGGCTGCGTTACTTGACGGGCGATCCGGACCGTCCGCCGGTGCGGATGGGCGTGCCCTTGGGTGACTCCGTCGCCGCGCTGTATGCGGTGATCGGCACGCTGATGGCGTTGCGGGCGAGGGATGCCGATCCGGAGCGAAAAGGGCAGTATGTGGATGTCGCTTTGTATGAGGCGGTCTTTTCCCTGTTGGAGGGGGTGCTCCCGGAGTACGATCTGAAAGGATTGATCCGCGAGCGGGCGGGATCGTCCCTGCCAGGAATCGCTCCTTCCAATACCTATCTCTGCGCGGACGGCAAATATATCGTCATCGCCGCAAATGGGGACAGCATTTTTCGGAGGCTGATGCGTGCGATCGGACGCCCTGATCTGGCTGAAGATCCGCGATTTTCCAGCAATCAGGGAAGAGCGGAACACGTCGCGTTTCTCGACCAGGTCATCGAAAATTGGACCAAGCAGCGACCGATGAAAGAGGTCCAGCAAAAGCTGGATGAAGCGGGGGTACCCGTTGGACCGATCTACAGTATCGCGGATATCGTCAACGATGAGCATTATCGGGCCCGCGACATGCTCGTGCCGGTTACGCTGCCGGACGGCGAGAATGTGCTGGTGCCGGGAATTGTGCCGAAGCTCTCCAAAACGCCGGGAGGGCTCGAGTGGGTCGGTCCCAAACTGGGGCAGCACAACGAGGAAATCCTCGGTAAACGGAT